From Spartinivicinus ruber, the proteins below share one genomic window:
- a CDS encoding pectin acetylesterase-family hydrolase produces the protein MALRLSRVKNFSVLLVLTLLIGHTQANSSMEQYAKQQLTSLNKINKLTETEKQGSFPLIPNPTSFNDGFDPRRFGKWQQVELHPYTGATCGNGSPYKFYVNLARGTTNLSINFEPGGACWDYASCKGEKGISGARNINGIPDNYMNKLETAYLTPFLYRDHYRDEFPAQDWIQVFLPYCTGDVHAGDRTVVYKDSNGQGKSYVWHHRGVRNSRAVVAWLRENLSQPEQC, from the coding sequence GTGGCTTTACGACTATCAAGGGTTAAAAATTTTAGTGTTCTGTTGGTATTGACTCTACTAATAGGCCATACGCAGGCTAACTCTTCAATGGAGCAGTATGCTAAACAGCAATTAACTTCGTTAAACAAAATAAACAAGCTAACTGAGACTGAGAAACAGGGGAGTTTTCCATTAATACCCAACCCAACAAGTTTTAATGATGGTTTTGACCCTAGGCGATTTGGCAAATGGCAACAAGTTGAGTTGCATCCTTATACAGGGGCTACTTGTGGTAATGGGTCTCCCTATAAGTTCTATGTAAATTTGGCCCGAGGAACGACTAATTTAAGTATTAACTTTGAACCTGGTGGTGCTTGTTGGGATTATGCTAGTTGCAAAGGTGAAAAAGGTATTAGTGGAGCGCGTAATATCAATGGTATTCCAGATAACTACATGAATAAATTGGAGACTGCTTATTTAACGCCTTTTCTATATCGTGATCATTATCGGGACGAATTTCCAGCACAAGACTGGATTCAGGTTTTTTTACCTTATTGTACAGGTGATGTACATGCAGGAGATCGGACTGTTGTTTATAAAGACTCAAACGGACAAGGAAAGTCTTATGTATGGCATCACCGAGGAGTCAGAAACTCTCGTGCAGTGGTTGCTTGGTTAAGAGAAAACCTTAGTCAGCCGGAGCAATGCTAA
- a CDS encoding IS1595 family transposase, protein MAINKVQFQKGLSLNEFLKQYGTEEQCFNTLYKLRWPEGFQCPNCGYDKCCQLTTRKLQQCYKCHQQTSVTAGTIFESTKLPLKTWFQGMYLISQDKKGISAIELHRHLGISYQAAWRMKHKLMKVMQEREGTKQLSGFIEIDDAYLGGERTGCKRGRGADGKIPFVAAVETTKQGQPTRIKLSILKGFNKEEITAWSRQNLAKGSTVISDGLACFNGVIEAGCLHDKIVCGGGRASVEEPEFYWVNTILGNLKSALRSTYHAIRAKYAQRYLAEFQYRFNRRFSLVEFIPRLAFVALRTPPLPGKLLNIA, encoded by the coding sequence ATGGCTATCAACAAAGTTCAATTTCAAAAAGGCCTGAGTTTAAACGAGTTTCTCAAACAATATGGTACAGAAGAACAATGCTTTAATACCTTATACAAATTGCGATGGCCAGAAGGTTTTCAGTGCCCCAATTGTGGATACGACAAATGCTGTCAACTCACTACTAGAAAGCTTCAGCAGTGCTATAAATGTCACCAGCAAACATCTGTAACTGCAGGTACTATCTTTGAATCAACCAAATTACCATTAAAGACTTGGTTCCAAGGGATGTATTTGATCTCCCAAGACAAAAAAGGTATATCAGCCATAGAATTACATCGCCATTTAGGTATTTCCTATCAAGCTGCCTGGAGAATGAAACATAAGCTCATGAAAGTGATGCAAGAAAGAGAAGGCACCAAGCAATTGTCGGGTTTTATTGAAATTGATGATGCCTATCTTGGTGGTGAGCGTACAGGTTGCAAAAGAGGTAGGGGAGCAGATGGGAAAATACCTTTTGTAGCAGCCGTAGAAACAACAAAACAAGGTCAACCGACACGAATTAAACTGAGCATTTTAAAAGGGTTTAATAAAGAAGAGATAACGGCTTGGAGTAGGCAGAATTTGGCCAAGGGCAGTACCGTAATCTCCGATGGACTGGCCTGTTTTAATGGTGTCATAGAAGCAGGTTGTCTTCATGATAAAATTGTATGCGGTGGTGGTCGTGCATCAGTAGAGGAACCTGAATTTTATTGGGTTAACACCATCCTTGGAAACTTAAAAAGTGCTTTACGTAGTACTTATCATGCTATTCGCGCTAAATATGCACAACGTTATCTTGCTGAATTTCAGTATCGATTTAATCGAAGATTTAGCTTAGTAGAATTTATTCCTAGGCTAGCATTTGTAGCACTGAGAACACCTCCACTACCAGGTAAGCTACTAAATATAGCTTAG